Proteins encoded in a region of the Mucispirillum schaedleri ASF457 genome:
- a CDS encoding NCS2 family permease, which yields MLDKFFGITFSGSTVKREIIAGLTTFMTMSYIIFVNPDILSNSGMPRDALITATCLAAAFASILMGLYANYPIGLATSMTSNVFFAFVIVKSMGLSWQEGLAAVFIVGVLFIFITVGRIRELIMDAIPISLKMGIPAGIGIFLMFIGLQSAGIIVNNDATLVTYGDFHNINMLLSIFGLLLMIILHIRKVTGAILISIVVVTIISIPLGLTKMPDGIVSVPPSAAPVFFQMDFSNILNSNFLMAVFTMLFMAVFDTIGTLMGVAQRAGFVDEKGNMLRAKKAFMADALGSTAGSIFGVSTVGAYIESITGVESGGRTGLTAVIIGLLFIFAMFFSPLIQIVPSAATAPALIFVGILMFSVVEKINFKDWTELAPAVIAVIMTPLTYNIAMGIELSILAYVIIKAGTGRYKEISKTMLVLSIIFILKEIFA from the coding sequence ATGTTAGATAAGTTTTTTGGCATAACTTTTTCAGGCAGCACTGTAAAAAGAGAAATCATTGCAGGTCTTACAACATTTATGACTATGAGTTATATTATTTTTGTAAATCCTGATATACTGTCAAATTCTGGTATGCCTAGAGATGCTTTAATTACAGCTACATGTTTAGCTGCTGCTTTTGCAAGTATATTAATGGGACTATATGCAAACTATCCTATCGGTCTTGCAACAAGTATGACATCAAATGTATTTTTTGCATTTGTAATAGTTAAATCTATGGGGCTTTCATGGCAGGAAGGTTTGGCTGCTGTTTTTATTGTTGGTGTTCTTTTTATATTTATTACAGTGGGAAGAATAAGGGAATTAATTATGGATGCTATCCCTATTTCTTTAAAAATGGGGATACCTGCAGGTATTGGAATATTTTTAATGTTTATAGGTCTGCAAAGTGCAGGCATCATAGTTAATAATGATGCAACACTTGTAACTTATGGAGATTTCCACAATATAAATATGCTTCTTTCTATATTTGGTCTTCTGCTTATGATAATACTTCATATAAGAAAGGTAACTGGTGCAATATTAATAAGCATTGTTGTTGTAACAATAATCAGCATACCATTAGGGCTTACAAAAATGCCTGATGGGATAGTTTCTGTTCCGCCATCTGCTGCACCTGTATTTTTTCAGATGGATTTTTCAAATATATTAAATTCAAATTTTTTAATGGCTGTATTTACTATGCTTTTTATGGCAGTATTTGATACAATTGGCACATTAATGGGTGTTGCACAGCGTGCCGGCTTTGTAGATGAAAAAGGCAATATGTTAAGAGCTAAAAAAGCATTTATGGCAGATGCACTTGGCTCAACAGCTGGCAGTATTTTTGGTGTAAGCACAGTTGGAGCATATATTGAAAGTATTACAGGGGTAGAATCTGGCGGCAGAACTGGTTTAACTGCTGTTATCATAGGGCTTTTATTTATATTTGCTATGTTTTTCTCTCCCTTAATACAAATAGTGCCAAGTGCTGCAACTGCTCCTGCATTAATTTTTGTAGGTATATTAATGTTTTCTGTTGTTGAAAAAATCAATTTTAAAGACTGGACAGAGCTTGCACCTGCCGTTATCGCTGTTATAATGACACCGCTTACATATAATATAGCTATGGGTATTGAGCTTTCTATATTAGCTTATGTAATAATTAAAGCAGGCACAGGCAGATATAAAGAAATATCAAAAACTATGCTTGTGCTTTCTATCATATTTATACTGAAAGAAATTTTTGCATAA